A genomic stretch from Prionailurus bengalensis isolate Pbe53 chromosome E2, Fcat_Pben_1.1_paternal_pri, whole genome shotgun sequence includes:
- the PLEKHF1 gene encoding pleckstrin homology domain-containing family F member 1, with translation MVDYLANTEINSQRIAAVESCFGASGQPLALPGRVLLGEGVLTKECRKKAKPRIFFLFNDILVYGSIVLNKRKYRSQHIIPLEEVTLEPLPETLQAKNRWMIKTAKKSFVVSAASTTERQEWISHIEECVRRQLLATGRQPSTEHAAPWIPDKATDICMRCTQTRFSALTRRHHCRKCGFVVCAECSRERFLLPRLSPKPLRVCSLCYRELAAQKRKEEEEEEEQSVGSPRQPAYLAGAICGASSGDDDDSDEDKEGSGDGDWPSHVEFYASGVSWSSFHS, from the coding sequence ATGGTGGATTACCTGGCCAACACGGAGATCAACAGCCAGCGCATCGCTGCAGTCGAGAGCTGCTTCGGGGCATCCGGGCAGCCCCTGGCCCTGCCAGGCCGGGTGCTGCTGGGTGAGGGCGTGCTGACCAAGGAGTGCCGCAAGAAGGCCAAACCGcgcatcttcttcctcttcaatgACATCCTGGTGTACGGCAGCATCGTGCTCAACAAGCGCAAGTACCGCAGCCAGCACATCATTCCGCTGGAGGAGGTGACGCTGGAGCCGCTGCCCGAGACCCTGCAGGCCAAGAACCGCTGGATGATCAAGACGGCCAAGAAGTCCTTCGTGGTGTCGGCCGCCTCCACCACGGAGCGCCAGGAGTGGATCAGCCACATCGAGGAGTGCGTGCGGCGGCAGCTGCTGGCCACGGGCCGCCAGCCCAGCACGGAGCACGCGGCGCCCTGGATCCCCGACAAGGCCACGGACATCTGCATGCGCTGCACGCAGACGCGCTTCTCGGCCCTCACGCGGCGCCACCACTGCCGCAAGTGCGGCTTCGTGGTCTGTGCCGAGTGCTCCCGAGAGCGCTTCCTCCTGCCGCGCCTGTCGCCCAAGCCCCTGCGCGTCTGCAGCCTCTGCTACCGTGAGCTGGCCGCCCAGAAgcggaaggaggaggaggaggaggaggagcagagcgTGGGGTCCCCCCGGCAGCCGGCCTACCTGGCCGGGGCCATCTGCGGAGCATCCAGCGGGGACGATGATGACTCTGACGAGGACAAGGAGGGCAGTGGGGACGGCGACTGGCCCAGCCACGTGGAGTTCTACGCCTCCGGCGTCTCCTGGTCGTCCTTCCACAGCTGA